In the Vigna radiata var. radiata cultivar VC1973A unplaced genomic scaffold, Vradiata_ver6 scaffold_341, whole genome shotgun sequence genome, one interval contains:
- the LOC106753246 gene encoding cell division cycle and apoptosis regulator protein 1 isoform X1 has product MYSSRGSGGYGQSYTSQSAYGQNLGANYSGSSVGGHDVGQHSVASRHSTILGGSQEVDVSGYRAHTSTTAQYGGQYSSVYGSAALSSAQQLPSLSAKGSASSALDGRGGYALGVSDSPNYASGDYVSSSSHAYGHKTEQLYGEKGLEYSGIDRRQYGERQSGYIGRDLTSDPAGRYAADPVGFSHQRQQSEIYDRIDQAALLRQEQLLKAQSLQAASLDGGTRQADYLAARAAASRHPTQDLVSYGGRMDSDPRGSSMLSATSYGGQHAPSILGAAPRRNVDDLLYSQNASNPGYGVSLPPGRDYASGKGLHGNAMEIDYPGNVLPHGGHTDRKDDRASYLREFELREEERRRERLRERERDREKEKERERLRERERERDWERDHIMERREKERERERKRAVETKHERTPARSSKDSRVTSKDLRGSSLTKEGRSSRRDSPHHGALHRHHSPVKEKRREYVCKVYPARLVDVERDYLLIDKRYPRLFVSPEFSKAIVNWPKENLKLSIHTPVSFEHDYIEDDSATEPRDFTSKLLLGQSPNSEQGNTVWNAKIILMNGLSRSALEELSSDKIVDDRIPHMCNFLRFAVLKKDHSFMAVGGPWKPVDGVDPSIDNNSLIKTALRYAKEVLQLDLQNCQRWNPFLEIHYDRIGKDGFFSHKEITVLYVPDLSDCLPSLDEWRDKWLAHKKAVAEREHQLSLKKEKLRDNKDVPKDKSDKRKDSAPSGQSDVKKKEKDGNTVKEETEKTGVDNNKIAKKEGSDIGDEGKSAEKKTGETAAGQITSGVKSLKKKIIKRIVKHKVATKANSTTSKQINKSGEKDVADQVTTSNVTDQDDRSSVDPTGVKNLVAEDVSVQKTDGVEGKDKQISVESKAQNNSDPSVNVVASDPAVKTTKKKKIIKRVPKKKVVGEASKSLDCEPRKEEGNQGEDGARSSGKQTADATTVGMEVKKKVKVVSKKKIKTPASKKQDQTSDFNKTETVSDRKEEGNVVPVKAQNDVQSTGKQTANADTTVVTEVKKTGKVVPKVQSKFPSSEKRDNAMDSSRTETKSNHDDNKEERGTGEKGGTKTDKQKTSDKDVNNVKGKVKEGDKSNERNGKDESKSKPSKEVKEKRKSDEPPRHAGFILQSKTTKDSKMRSLSLSLDSLLDYTDKDVEESTLELSLFAESFYEMLQFQMGSRILTFLQKLRMNFVIKRNQRKRQREDEHEKDNVNKSSVKRQKGDGPSVKSEPPDMDTNPTHVDDVKAVSENDNSNNDKKDVVKMEDESDEEEDPEEDPEEYEEMEDGSPKHNTSEDKNDEQEANADIKPENITNDKATDETSKGEIKVKDEVQESKADTRLKEEKDDTKKETPAVKEVVVDRELLQAFRFFDRNRVGYIRVEDMRIIIHNMGMFLSHRDVKELVQSALLESNTGRDDRILYNKLVLMSDI; this is encoded by the exons CTGGGAGCTAATTACTCTGGGAGTTCCGTTGGAGGACATGATGTGGGCCAGCATTCCGTGGCTTCTAGGCATTCAACAATATTAGGTGGTTCTCAGGAAGTTGATGTTAGTGGGTATAGGGCTCATACTTCCACTACTGCACAGTATGGGGGACAATATAGTTCTGTTTATGGCTCGGCTGCTTTGAGCAGTGCACAGCAG CTCCCTTCTTTGAGTGCTAAGGGTTCTGCATCATCAGCTTTAGATGGTCGTGGAGGTTATGCTTTGGGTGTCTCTGATTCACCTAACTATGCTTCCGGAGATTATGTCTCCTCCTCAAGCCATGCATATGGTCACAAAACTGAACAATTGTATGGTGAAAAAGGTTTGGAATATTCTGGAATAGATAGGAGGCAATATGGTGAACGACAGAGTGGTTACATTGGTAGGGACCTGACAAGTGATCCAGCTGGAAGATATGCTGCTGATCCTGTTGGGTTTAGTCATCAACGTCAG CAGTCAGAAATATATGACCGCATTGATCAGGCAGCTTTGCTTCGACAAGAGCAGTTGCTGAAAGCGCAGTCTCTGCAAGCTGCATCACTGGATGGGGGTACTAg ACAAGCTGATTATCTTGCAGCTAGGGCTGCTGCTAGTCGTCACCCCACTCAAGATCTTGTGTCCTATGGAGGAAGAATGGATTCTGATCCCCGTGGTTCGTCCATGCTAAGTGCTACTTCTTATGGTGGACAACATGCACCATCAATATTAGGAGCAGCTCCAAGGAGAAATGTGGATGATCTCTTGTATTCTCAAAATGCTTCAAACCCTGGTTATGGAGTGAGCCTACCTCCTGGTAGGGACTATGCCAGTGGTAAAGGTCTTCATGGGAATGCCATGGAGATAGACTACCCAGGTAATGTGCTGCCACATGGTGGGCATACTGATCGCAAGGATGACCGAGCCAGCTATCTACGAGAATTTGAGCTAAGGGAAGAAGAGCGACGCCGAGAGCGGTTGCGTGAGAGAGAGAGGGacagagaaaaggagaaagaacgTGAACGATTGCGAGAACGGGAACGAGAAAGGGATTGGGAAAGGGATCACATTATGGAGCGGCGTGAGAAGGAGAGGGAGCGTGAGCGCAAACGTGCAGTTGAAACTAAGCATGAACGAACTCCAGCGAGATCCTCCAAGGATTCCCGTGTTACTTCAAAAGATCTCCGTGGGTCATCTTTGACAAAGGAAGGGAGATCTTCACGACGGGACTCCCCACATCATGGTGCTTTACATAG GCACCATTCACCTGTTAAAGAAAAACGGAGAGAATATGTCTGCAAG GTATACCCAGCCCGCTTGGTAGATGTTGAGAGGGATTACCTCCTGATAGATAAGCGATATCCCCGACTGTTTGTCTCTCCTGAATTCTCCAAG gctATTGTGAATTGGCCAAAGGAAAACCTTAAATTGTCTATTCACACTCCTGTGAG TTTTGAGCATGACTATATTGAAGATGACAGTGCAACTGAGCCTAGAGACTTCACCAGCAAGCTTTTGCTGGGACAATCTCCAAATTCAGAACAAGGAAATACAGTTTGGAATGCCAAA ATAATCTTGATGAATGGACTTAGTAGGTCAGCATTGGAAGAGCTATCCTCTGATAAAATTGTTGATGATCGCATACCTCATATGTGCAATTTCCTTAGATTTGCGGTTCTTAAGAAGGACCATTCATTCATGGCAGTTGGCGGTCCTTGGAAACCTGTGGATGGGGTTGATCCATCTATTGACAATAACTCCTTGATCAAAACTGCTCTAAG ATATGCAAAGGAAGTTCTTCAACTTGACTTGCAGAATTGTCAACGGTGGAATCCTTTTCTAGAG ATACATTATGATAGAATTGGCAAAGATGGTTTCTTTAGCCACAAGGAAATCACTGTTCTTTATGTTCCCGATTTGTCGGACTGCCTCCCTTCATTGGATGAATGGCGTGACAAATGGCTTGCCCACAAGAAAGCTGTGGCTGAAAGAGAACATCAACTTTCTTTGAAAAAAGAG AAACTAAGAGATAACAAGGATGTACCTAAAG ATAAATCAGATAAAAGGAAGGATTCTGCTCCATCAGGACAGTCAGAtgtaaagaagaaagagaaagatggtaaTACTGTTAAGGAGGAAACTGAAAAAACTGGAGTGGATAACAATAAAATCGCCAAAAAAGAAGGTTCTGACATTGGTGACGAAGGCAAGAGTGCGGAGAAAAAGACAGGGGAAACTGCTGCTGGTCAAATCACAAGTGGCGTGAAGtctttgaaaaagaagattATAAAGAGGATTGTGAAACATAAAGTTGCTACTAAAGCAAATTCAACTACCtccaaacaaataaacaaatcaGGTGAAAAGGATGTTGCTGACCAAGTGACAACATCCAATGTTACTGATCAGGATGACAGATCCTCGGTGGATCCCACTGGGGTAAAAAACTTGGTTGCTGAGGATGTGTCTGTCCAGAAAACTGACGGTGTGGAGGGAAAAGATAAGCAAATCAGTGTTGAATCTAAAGCTCAAAATAATTCGGATCCATCTGTAAATGTAGTTGCTAGTGATCCTGCTGTGAAAacaacaaagaagaagaaaattattaagCGGGTACCTAAAAAGAAGGTAGTGGGGGAGGCTTCTAAATCTCTAGATTGTGAGCCTAGAAAGGAAGAGGGGAATCAAGGAGAAGATGGTGCCCGGAGCTCTGGCAAGCAGACTGCAGATGCAACTACAGTAGGGATGGAGGTGAAGAAAAAAGTGAAGGTAGTTtctaagaaaaagataaaaacaccTGCCTCTAAGAAGCAAGATCAAACTtctgattttaataaaacagaAACAGTATCAGACAGAAAGGAAGAGGGGAATGTGGTCCCTGTAAAAGCACAGAATGACGTGCAGAGCACTGGCAAGCAGACTGCCAATGCTGATACCACAGTGGTGACAGAGGTAAAGAAAACTGGGAAGGTTGTCCCTAAAGTGCAATCAAAGTTCCCTTCATCTGAAAAGCGAGACAATGCAATGGATTCAAGTAGAACAGAAACGAAGTCTAATCATGATGACAATAAGGAAGAAAGAGGAACCGGTGAAAAAGGTGGCACAAAGACAGACAAGCAGAAAACTTCTGATAAAGATGTTAACAATGTAAAGGGGAAAGTGAAAGAGGGTGACAAGTCAAATGAGCGGAACGGAAAAGATGAATCTAAAAGCAAACCTAGTAAGGAAGTGAAGGAAAAGAGGAAGTCTGATGAACCTCCTAGACACGCAGGATTTATTCTTCAATCAAAAACGACTAAAGATTCTAAA ATGCGTTCTCTGTCATTATCACTGGATTCATTGCTGGACTATACAGACAAAGATGTCGAAGAATCAACTCTTGAG CTTTCATTGTTTGCTGAATCATTTTATGAAATGCTCCAGTTTCAAATGGGCAGTAGAATTTTAACATTTCTTCAG AAACTGCGTATGAATTTTGTTATCAAAAGAAATCAGAGGAAGAGGCAGCGGGAAGACGAGCATGAGAAGGATAACGTCAACAAATCCTCAGTTAAGCGTCAAAAGGGAGATGGTCCTTCTGTGAAGAGTGAGCCCCCGGATATGGACACTAACCCAACCCATGTAGATGATGTGAAAGCTGTTTCTGAGAATGATAACTCTAATAATGATAAGAAGGATGTTGTAAAGATGGAAGATGAatcagatgaagaagaagatccagAGGAGGATCCGGAAGAATATGAGGAAATGGAAGATGGTAGTCCCAAGCATAATACATCCGAAGACAAAAATGATGAGCAAGAAGCGAATGCAGATATTAAACCTGAAAATATCACCAATGATAAAGCAACTGATGAAACTTCTAAAGGGGAGATCAAGGTTAAAGACGAGGTGCAAGAATCCAAGGCTGATACTCggttgaaagaagaaaaggatgaCACTAAGAAAGAAACTCCTGCAGTTAAGGAGGTTGTTGTGGACAGAGAATTGTTGCAG GCTTTCCGGTTTTTTGATCGTAACCGTGTTGGGTACATCAGG GTTGAAGATATGAGAATAATCATACATAATATGGGAATGTTCCTTTCGCACAGGGATGTCAAG GAACTTGTACAAAGTGCATTGTTGGAGAGCAATACTGGGCGGGACGACCGAATTCTTTATAATAAGCTGGTGCTGATGAGTGATATTTGA
- the LOC106753246 gene encoding cell division cycle and apoptosis regulator protein 1 isoform X3, translated as MYSSRGSGGYGQSYTSQSAYGQNLGANYSGSSVGGHDVGQHSVASRHSTILGGSQEVDVSGYRAHTSTTAQYGGQYSSVYGSAALSSAQQLPSLSAKGSASSALDGRGGYALGVSDSPNYASGDYVSSSSHAYGHKTEQLYGEKGLEYSGIDRRQYGERQSGYIGRDLTSDPAGRYAADPVGFSHQRQQSEIYDRIDQAALLRQEQLLKAQSLQAASLDGGTRQADYLAARAAASRHPTQDLVSYGGRMDSDPRGSSMLSATSYGGQHAPSILGAAPRRNVDDLLYSQNASNPGYGVSLPPGRDYASGKGLHGNAMEIDYPGNVLPHGGHTDRKDDRASYLREFELREEERRRERLRERERDREKEKERERLRERERERDWERDHIMERREKERERERKRAVETKHERTPARSSKDSRVTSKDLRGSSLTKEGRSSRRDSPHHGALHRHHSPVKEKRREYVCKVYPARLVDVERDYLLIDKRYPRLFVSPEFSKAIVNWPKENLKLSIHTPVSFEHDYIEDDSATEPRDFTSKLLLGQSPNSEQGNTVWNAKIILMNGLSRSALEELSSDKIVDDRIPHMCNFLRFAVLKKDHSFMAVGGPWKPVDGVDPSIDNNSLIKTALRYAKEVLQLDLQNCQRWNPFLEIHYDRIGKDGFFSHKEITVLYVPDLSDCLPSLDEWRDKWLAHKKAVAEREHQLSLKKEKLRDNKDVPKDKRKDSAPSGQSDVKKKEKDGNTVKEETEKTGVDNNKIAKKEGSDIGDEGKSAEKKTGETAAGQITSGVKSLKKKIIKRIVKHKVATKANSTTSKQINKSGEKDVADQVTTSNVTDQDDRSSVDPTGVKNLVAEDVSVQKTDGVEGKDKQISVESKAQNNSDPSVNVVASDPAVKTTKKKKIIKRVPKKKVVGEASKSLDCEPRKEEGNQGEDGARSSGKQTADATTVGMEVKKKVKVVSKKKIKTPASKKQDQTSDFNKTETVSDRKEEGNVVPVKAQNDVQSTGKQTANADTTVVTEVKKTGKVVPKVQSKFPSSEKRDNAMDSSRTETKSNHDDNKEERGTGEKGGTKTDKQKTSDKDVNNVKGKVKEGDKSNERNGKDESKSKPSKEVKEKRKSDEPPRHAGFILQSKTTKDSKMRSLSLSLDSLLDYTDKDVEESTLELSLFAESFYEMLQFQMGSRILTFLQKLRMNFVIKRNQRKRQREDEHEKDNVNKSSVKRQKGDGPSVKSEPPDMDTNPTHVDDVKAVSENDNSNNDKKDVVKMEDESDEEEDPEEDPEEYEEMEDGSPKHNTSEDKNDEQEANADIKPENITNDKATDETSKGEIKVKDEVQESKADTRLKEEKDDTKKETPAVKEVVVDRELLQAFRFFDRNRVGYIRVEDMRIIIHNMGMFLSHRDVKELVQSALLESNTGRDDRILYNKLVLMSDI; from the exons CTGGGAGCTAATTACTCTGGGAGTTCCGTTGGAGGACATGATGTGGGCCAGCATTCCGTGGCTTCTAGGCATTCAACAATATTAGGTGGTTCTCAGGAAGTTGATGTTAGTGGGTATAGGGCTCATACTTCCACTACTGCACAGTATGGGGGACAATATAGTTCTGTTTATGGCTCGGCTGCTTTGAGCAGTGCACAGCAG CTCCCTTCTTTGAGTGCTAAGGGTTCTGCATCATCAGCTTTAGATGGTCGTGGAGGTTATGCTTTGGGTGTCTCTGATTCACCTAACTATGCTTCCGGAGATTATGTCTCCTCCTCAAGCCATGCATATGGTCACAAAACTGAACAATTGTATGGTGAAAAAGGTTTGGAATATTCTGGAATAGATAGGAGGCAATATGGTGAACGACAGAGTGGTTACATTGGTAGGGACCTGACAAGTGATCCAGCTGGAAGATATGCTGCTGATCCTGTTGGGTTTAGTCATCAACGTCAG CAGTCAGAAATATATGACCGCATTGATCAGGCAGCTTTGCTTCGACAAGAGCAGTTGCTGAAAGCGCAGTCTCTGCAAGCTGCATCACTGGATGGGGGTACTAg ACAAGCTGATTATCTTGCAGCTAGGGCTGCTGCTAGTCGTCACCCCACTCAAGATCTTGTGTCCTATGGAGGAAGAATGGATTCTGATCCCCGTGGTTCGTCCATGCTAAGTGCTACTTCTTATGGTGGACAACATGCACCATCAATATTAGGAGCAGCTCCAAGGAGAAATGTGGATGATCTCTTGTATTCTCAAAATGCTTCAAACCCTGGTTATGGAGTGAGCCTACCTCCTGGTAGGGACTATGCCAGTGGTAAAGGTCTTCATGGGAATGCCATGGAGATAGACTACCCAGGTAATGTGCTGCCACATGGTGGGCATACTGATCGCAAGGATGACCGAGCCAGCTATCTACGAGAATTTGAGCTAAGGGAAGAAGAGCGACGCCGAGAGCGGTTGCGTGAGAGAGAGAGGGacagagaaaaggagaaagaacgTGAACGATTGCGAGAACGGGAACGAGAAAGGGATTGGGAAAGGGATCACATTATGGAGCGGCGTGAGAAGGAGAGGGAGCGTGAGCGCAAACGTGCAGTTGAAACTAAGCATGAACGAACTCCAGCGAGATCCTCCAAGGATTCCCGTGTTACTTCAAAAGATCTCCGTGGGTCATCTTTGACAAAGGAAGGGAGATCTTCACGACGGGACTCCCCACATCATGGTGCTTTACATAG GCACCATTCACCTGTTAAAGAAAAACGGAGAGAATATGTCTGCAAG GTATACCCAGCCCGCTTGGTAGATGTTGAGAGGGATTACCTCCTGATAGATAAGCGATATCCCCGACTGTTTGTCTCTCCTGAATTCTCCAAG gctATTGTGAATTGGCCAAAGGAAAACCTTAAATTGTCTATTCACACTCCTGTGAG TTTTGAGCATGACTATATTGAAGATGACAGTGCAACTGAGCCTAGAGACTTCACCAGCAAGCTTTTGCTGGGACAATCTCCAAATTCAGAACAAGGAAATACAGTTTGGAATGCCAAA ATAATCTTGATGAATGGACTTAGTAGGTCAGCATTGGAAGAGCTATCCTCTGATAAAATTGTTGATGATCGCATACCTCATATGTGCAATTTCCTTAGATTTGCGGTTCTTAAGAAGGACCATTCATTCATGGCAGTTGGCGGTCCTTGGAAACCTGTGGATGGGGTTGATCCATCTATTGACAATAACTCCTTGATCAAAACTGCTCTAAG ATATGCAAAGGAAGTTCTTCAACTTGACTTGCAGAATTGTCAACGGTGGAATCCTTTTCTAGAG ATACATTATGATAGAATTGGCAAAGATGGTTTCTTTAGCCACAAGGAAATCACTGTTCTTTATGTTCCCGATTTGTCGGACTGCCTCCCTTCATTGGATGAATGGCGTGACAAATGGCTTGCCCACAAGAAAGCTGTGGCTGAAAGAGAACATCAACTTTCTTTGAAAAAAGAG AAACTAAGAGATAACAAGGATGTACCTAAAG ATAAAAGGAAGGATTCTGCTCCATCAGGACAGTCAGAtgtaaagaagaaagagaaagatggtaaTACTGTTAAGGAGGAAACTGAAAAAACTGGAGTGGATAACAATAAAATCGCCAAAAAAGAAGGTTCTGACATTGGTGACGAAGGCAAGAGTGCGGAGAAAAAGACAGGGGAAACTGCTGCTGGTCAAATCACAAGTGGCGTGAAGtctttgaaaaagaagattATAAAGAGGATTGTGAAACATAAAGTTGCTACTAAAGCAAATTCAACTACCtccaaacaaataaacaaatcaGGTGAAAAGGATGTTGCTGACCAAGTGACAACATCCAATGTTACTGATCAGGATGACAGATCCTCGGTGGATCCCACTGGGGTAAAAAACTTGGTTGCTGAGGATGTGTCTGTCCAGAAAACTGACGGTGTGGAGGGAAAAGATAAGCAAATCAGTGTTGAATCTAAAGCTCAAAATAATTCGGATCCATCTGTAAATGTAGTTGCTAGTGATCCTGCTGTGAAAacaacaaagaagaagaaaattattaagCGGGTACCTAAAAAGAAGGTAGTGGGGGAGGCTTCTAAATCTCTAGATTGTGAGCCTAGAAAGGAAGAGGGGAATCAAGGAGAAGATGGTGCCCGGAGCTCTGGCAAGCAGACTGCAGATGCAACTACAGTAGGGATGGAGGTGAAGAAAAAAGTGAAGGTAGTTtctaagaaaaagataaaaacaccTGCCTCTAAGAAGCAAGATCAAACTtctgattttaataaaacagaAACAGTATCAGACAGAAAGGAAGAGGGGAATGTGGTCCCTGTAAAAGCACAGAATGACGTGCAGAGCACTGGCAAGCAGACTGCCAATGCTGATACCACAGTGGTGACAGAGGTAAAGAAAACTGGGAAGGTTGTCCCTAAAGTGCAATCAAAGTTCCCTTCATCTGAAAAGCGAGACAATGCAATGGATTCAAGTAGAACAGAAACGAAGTCTAATCATGATGACAATAAGGAAGAAAGAGGAACCGGTGAAAAAGGTGGCACAAAGACAGACAAGCAGAAAACTTCTGATAAAGATGTTAACAATGTAAAGGGGAAAGTGAAAGAGGGTGACAAGTCAAATGAGCGGAACGGAAAAGATGAATCTAAAAGCAAACCTAGTAAGGAAGTGAAGGAAAAGAGGAAGTCTGATGAACCTCCTAGACACGCAGGATTTATTCTTCAATCAAAAACGACTAAAGATTCTAAA ATGCGTTCTCTGTCATTATCACTGGATTCATTGCTGGACTATACAGACAAAGATGTCGAAGAATCAACTCTTGAG CTTTCATTGTTTGCTGAATCATTTTATGAAATGCTCCAGTTTCAAATGGGCAGTAGAATTTTAACATTTCTTCAG AAACTGCGTATGAATTTTGTTATCAAAAGAAATCAGAGGAAGAGGCAGCGGGAAGACGAGCATGAGAAGGATAACGTCAACAAATCCTCAGTTAAGCGTCAAAAGGGAGATGGTCCTTCTGTGAAGAGTGAGCCCCCGGATATGGACACTAACCCAACCCATGTAGATGATGTGAAAGCTGTTTCTGAGAATGATAACTCTAATAATGATAAGAAGGATGTTGTAAAGATGGAAGATGAatcagatgaagaagaagatccagAGGAGGATCCGGAAGAATATGAGGAAATGGAAGATGGTAGTCCCAAGCATAATACATCCGAAGACAAAAATGATGAGCAAGAAGCGAATGCAGATATTAAACCTGAAAATATCACCAATGATAAAGCAACTGATGAAACTTCTAAAGGGGAGATCAAGGTTAAAGACGAGGTGCAAGAATCCAAGGCTGATACTCggttgaaagaagaaaaggatgaCACTAAGAAAGAAACTCCTGCAGTTAAGGAGGTTGTTGTGGACAGAGAATTGTTGCAG GCTTTCCGGTTTTTTGATCGTAACCGTGTTGGGTACATCAGG GTTGAAGATATGAGAATAATCATACATAATATGGGAATGTTCCTTTCGCACAGGGATGTCAAG GAACTTGTACAAAGTGCATTGTTGGAGAGCAATACTGGGCGGGACGACCGAATTCTTTATAATAAGCTGGTGCTGATGAGTGATATTTGA